A window of [Ruminococcus] lactaris ATCC 29176 genomic DNA:
ATCACCGGAATATTTTCTGATACTTGATACCTCTGACCTTCTGATTTTTCTGTCTGCTCTGCTTCTTTTTTCAGATTAGAAATTTTTTCACGGATGAGGTTTTCATCAACCACCGTCTCCAGGTCTGATTTATTCAAAAGTATAATTGCTTTCTTATCATAAATCAATTCCATGATTTTTTCATCATTTTCATCCAGTTTTTTTGATGCATCCACCACATAAATAATCAGATCGGCTTTCTGAGCATATTCTTTTGCTTTATCTACACCCATTTTTTCTACTAAATCCTCAGTCTGACGGATTCCCGCAGTATCGATCACATTCAGATTCAGTCCCTGCAGTCTGATCTGTTCCTCCAGGACATCCCTGGTTGTTCCTGCAATATCAGTTACGATCGCCCGCTCATGCCCTGCAAGCAGGTTTAAAAGAGAAGACTTCCCGGCATTCGGTTTTCCCACAATTACAGTCTGAATCCCCTCTTTCATGATTCTTCCATCATCCGCAGAGTCAATCAGTTTCTGTAATTTTTCAATGATCTCTTCTGACACGCCTTTCAATATTTCTCCATATCCATCCACACTGATATGTTCCGGGTCATCCAGTGCCGTTTCGATAAATGCAGTATGATACAGAATCTTACTCCGCAGTTCATTAATGGCTGATTTCACACTGCCTTTCAACTGACTGACAGAACTCTGCAGGGCATATTCATTTTCAGAATTGATCAGGTCGATCACCGCCTCTGCCTGTGACAGATCCATTTTCCCGTTCAGGAAAGCTCGTTTAGTAAATTCTCCCGGTTCTGCCGCTCTTGCACCGTATTTCAAAACCGTTTCCAACACCCTGCTCACTACATACGTTCCACCGTGACAATTAATTTCTACTGTATCCTCTCCGGTAAATGTCCGTGGTCCATGCATGACCATCATAAGGACTTCATCCACCGTCTCTTCTCCGTCTGCAATATGTCCATAATGAATTGTATGGCTCGGCACTTCTGTTATCTTTTCTTTTCCCCTGTATACTTTATCTGCTATTTCCAGAGCCTCGTTTCCGCTCAGTCTGACGATTCCAATTCCTGAATTGGTCATCCCGGTGGAAATAGCTGCGATCGTATCCTTTTTCATATTCACACTGCCTTTCTAAAGCTGAAAAAAGGACGTTTCACAACCTCACGAAAGTATCCGTGAAGCGTAAACGTCCTTTCGCTTCAAATGATTATCTCTTTAATGTTATAACAACTTTTCTGTAAGGCTCTTCTCCTTCACTGTGCGTTGTTACATAAGGATCTGACTGAAGTGCTGAGTGAATGATCCTTCTTTCATACGGATTCATTGGCTCAAGTGCAACCGGTCTTCTGTTCCTTTTTACTTTATGTGCAATGTTCTTTGCAAGATGCTTCAACGTCTCTTCTCTTCTTGCCCGATAATTTTCTGTATCAAGCTTTACTCTTACATAACCATCCTGATGCTTGTTCGCAACACGGTTTGCAAGATACTGAAGAGAATCCAGCGTCTGACCTCTCTTACCGATCAGGATTCCCATATGCTCACCACGCAGGTCTGCACAAAGTGCTCCATCTTCATCGATAGAAATTTCGATCTCAACTTCCATATTCATTGCCTTCATTGTATCTGCAAGGAAAGTCTTTACTGCTTCAACTGTCTGTGGCTGAACCTCTGCAAGTTCTCTTGCTTTCTTCGGCTCTTCTGCAGGCCTCTCTTCCTGCTTCTCAACCACAGGAGCCTCTTCTTTTACTTCTGCTTTTACCGGCTCTGCAATTTCTTCTGCTTTTTCTTCCCTGATTTCTTCAACCGGTGCAAACGGTTCTTCCTCAACAACTTCTGGTTCTGATTCAGGCTTTCTTCTTGCCTCGATCACTGCCTGCTTCATACCGATTCCAAGGAATCCGGAACTTCCCTTTTCAATTACTTCATATTCCAGTCTGTCGCTTGTTACGCCTAACTGAATCATTGCCTCTGTAATAGCGTCATCTACTGTCTTAGCTGATACTCTGATACTACCATTCATCTCGATTCCTTCCTTTCTCATACTCAGATACTTTTACCGATCTGATCAGGACAGACAACTCTTTATCTTTATTTTTTCTTTTTCTTTTTAGAATCCTTTTCCGCACTTTCCACCTTTGGTTCTGCGGTCTCAAGTCCCTGATTATATCTGCTTACAAGATTTGCCTTTGAAGTAAGGCTGCCCGGCTTTGCTTTCTGAGCCCTTGCCTGAGCCTCCTGAATCTTTGAATCTCTTTCGGATTCACTGATCCCTGACTGTCCTTTTGTCACTTTTCCGGCATTTCTTGTACTTGTTGTAGCCATCTTATTGATCTCTTTTGCCGGAGCCCCATGCTTCTCTCTCTTCTTCTGAGCTTTTTTCTGATTCTCTGCGATCATTTCATCCAGAGACTTTGTGCTAAGGTACTTATTGATTGCAAGCTGCTGTATGCATCTTACAATTGCACTTGCTGCCCAGTAAAGACCAAGACCTGCCGGAAGTGTGAATCCCATTACGACTGAGATCAGCGGCATCGTATATGTCATGGCATTCATAGAACCTGCCATCGGGTTGTCCTTATCTGCCGAAGCTGCATTTGGCTGAAGCTTCACACTGATAAACTGAGTCAGACCTGCAAGAACAGGAATCAGTACTGCAAGGATCACTCCGACGATAGAACCGTTATGAAGTGCTGTTGTCAACTGAGTGAGTGGCTGCTCACCGATATTGATTCCAAGGAAACTGTTCAGGTGAGTTACCTGGTTCATCGTCTGATGAGCAAGATCCGAAATACTCGGGATCTTATCTAACAGCTTATCCCATGTGGAATCCTGAAATTTATAAAGTACATTTACAATTGTATCTACCTGAGAATAATCATTTGTCTTTGCACTCATGAGAACCGGGCTTGCTTCTCCGATCTTCTCCATGATCTTCTGGAATCCATCTGTATTCATGATGGCTTCTGTTACAGGCATATAGACATTCTTCACACCCTTAACGTAGGTCGGAATGTCTCTGATTACAGGATACAAAGCAAAAAGAATCGGCATCTGGATCAACATTGGAAGACATCCGCCGCTCATGGAAGTTCCGTACTTCTCATAAACCATATTGATTTCTTCCTGCTGCTTCATCATTGAAGCCTGATCTTTCTTTCCTTCGTATTTCTTCTGGATCTTTTTGATCTCAGGCTGCATTACAGCCGACATTTTTGAAAATTTCTGTTGTTTGATTGTAAGTGGGATCATCAGAGTATAAACGATGATCGTGAAAATGATGATACATACACCAATGTTCTCAATTCCGATCGCACTCAGAACATTAAAGATCCCATTCATTACCTGACCCAGCAGCCAGGCAATCTGCTTGATAATAGGCCAGTCTCCATAGCCTGAAGCTAAAAGTCCATAAACTTCCATTACTTATCCTCCTTAAGGTACCGGATCATATCCGCCTTTTGAAAAAGGATTGCAGCGCAGGACTCTCCATATTGCCAGCACACCGCCCTTTAAAGCACCGTATTTTTCGATTGCTTCAAGTGCGTACTGAGAACAAGTTGGATAATATTTACACGTATTATATCTTTTCATTTTGGATAAATACTTTCTGTAAAAGCGAATCATCCATAAAAGGATGCGTTTCATATGCGCCACTTCCCTTTCAATGATCGTTTCAGATATAGATGTGATGAAGCTTTCCAAGATGGATCAGTGCATTCTCAATCTCATGGTAAGACTTTTCCTTCGCACTTGTTCTCGCAATGACTACAATGTCATATCCACACTGGAAATGTTCTTCCGATAACCGGTAGCTTTCTCTGATCAGCCGCGTAAGATGATGTCTGACCACACTGTTCCCTACCTTTTTACTGACTGATATACCGACTCGGTTCTTATTTTGTTCATTGGGGATAATATACATTACAAGACATTTATTTGCATAGGACTTTCCATTCTTATAGACATACTGAAAATCCCTGTTTTTCTTTAAAGATTCGGAAAATTTCATCAATACCCTCTTCACTGCTTTTCATGCATTTAAGCTTTTTTAAATAGAAGAAAAGGCCACATATATGCGGCCTATG
This region includes:
- the rnpA gene encoding ribonuclease P protein component translates to MKFSESLKKNRDFQYVYKNGKSYANKCLVMYIIPNEQNKNRVGISVSKKVGNSVVRHHLTRLIRESYRLSEEHFQCGYDIVVIARTSAKEKSYHEIENALIHLGKLHHIYI
- the mnmE gene encoding tRNA uridine-5-carboxymethylaminomethyl(34) synthesis GTPase MnmE, whose product is MKKDTIAAISTGMTNSGIGIVRLSGNEALEIADKVYRGKEKITEVPSHTIHYGHIADGEETVDEVLMMVMHGPRTFTGEDTVEINCHGGTYVVSRVLETVLKYGARAAEPGEFTKRAFLNGKMDLSQAEAVIDLINSENEYALQSSVSQLKGSVKSAINELRSKILYHTAFIETALDDPEHISVDGYGEILKGVSEEIIEKLQKLIDSADDGRIMKEGIQTVIVGKPNAGKSSLLNLLAGHERAIVTDIAGTTRDVLEEQIRLQGLNLNVIDTAGIRQTEDLVEKMGVDKAKEYAQKADLIIYVVDASKKLDENDEKIMELIYDKKAIILLNKSDLETVVDENLIREKISNLKKEAEQTEKSEGQRYQVSENIPVIQISAKEEQGIQTFQDTLKEMFLRGNISFNEEIYITNARQKNALVNALESMKKVIESIENGMPEDFYSIDLMDAYEELGNITGESMGEDLVNEIFSKFCMGK
- a CDS encoding YidC/Oxa1 family membrane protein insertase, which encodes MEVYGLLASGYGDWPIIKQIAWLLGQVMNGIFNVLSAIGIENIGVCIIIFTIIVYTLMIPLTIKQQKFSKMSAVMQPEIKKIQKKYEGKKDQASMMKQQEEINMVYEKYGTSMSGGCLPMLIQMPILFALYPVIRDIPTYVKGVKNVYMPVTEAIMNTDGFQKIMEKIGEASPVLMSAKTNDYSQVDTIVNVLYKFQDSTWDKLLDKIPSISDLAHQTMNQVTHLNSFLGINIGEQPLTQLTTALHNGSIVGVILAVLIPVLAGLTQFISVKLQPNAASADKDNPMAGSMNAMTYTMPLISVVMGFTLPAGLGLYWAASAIVRCIQQLAINKYLSTKSLDEMIAENQKKAQKKREKHGAPAKEINKMATTSTRNAGKVTKGQSGISESERDSKIQEAQARAQKAKPGSLTSKANLVSRYNQGLETAEPKVESAEKDSKKKKKK
- the yidD gene encoding membrane protein insertion efficiency factor YidD, whose product is MKRILLWMIRFYRKYLSKMKRYNTCKYYPTCSQYALEAIEKYGALKGGVLAIWRVLRCNPFSKGGYDPVP
- the jag gene encoding RNA-binding cell elongation regulator Jag/EloR; this translates as MNGSIRVSAKTVDDAITEAMIQLGVTSDRLEYEVIEKGSSGFLGIGMKQAVIEARRKPESEPEVVEEEPFAPVEEIREEKAEEIAEPVKAEVKEEAPVVEKQEERPAEEPKKARELAEVQPQTVEAVKTFLADTMKAMNMEVEIEISIDEDGALCADLRGEHMGILIGKRGQTLDSLQYLANRVANKHQDGYVRVKLDTENYRARREETLKHLAKNIAHKVKRNRRPVALEPMNPYERRIIHSALQSDPYVTTHSEGEEPYRKVVITLKR